The Fusarium keratoplasticum isolate Fu6.1 chromosome 8, whole genome shotgun sequence genome includes a region encoding these proteins:
- a CDS encoding Zn(2)-C6 fungal-type domain-containing protein, translating into MPPDTTESEPSTSASAAPAGTEPLACVSCRARKLKCDRTKPACSRCVKVSNECTYPESRRKPTFKRRNVKELEARLAQVEDYLKEVNKNIDEKTDDESPVQPAQPEIEVPNFTGVPRLGNDSEQPQMSFFGPDYFEQSNETENPPNTQLMGLGMTESLPPDEVMEELNTTFFQHQYQMIPIVHPGRYLQAFYGPPMRKPPMCLQYIIWALTSVGHAKYNQYHEVFYRRARQYIEADEMKGHGEVFVSINHTQAWALIAFYEAKVMLFSRSAMSSANCVRLCHMIGLDRLDGERLGMPPPLPPALTWAELEERRRVFWGAFSIDAHCCISTGWPSLINKDDIATRLPASEDAFLADREEEAPFLADAFRGAQYTGFAGTVITCEVFKSILRHVHNARPDDGCDDVMNGTYWTRHRELDNTLSSLFMFLPEKFRMPENIRDASATHLNLNLHASIICLHHAAIEKVEKHGLPDHIKQNSIARLRAAAEEVVNIIRINTHATLFFRSPLCALSLYCTTTVYVYLAKQNPTGGLTSIDLSNLDLIIQAMEAIARTHTITRAFLQQACLDIEHNGLNSSIRMPSLKRFRNAFGEGKSHVPMLVRSTVAKHTEPSSLFFVHKSSSDAEQEARMKNHRPGKDCFLGMLGAVTRNVAPPSQEDPATNKRKRMSSSPGPEMMNSQRGNLLSSFTASGVNLGPGFAATGTWPSLSPRHPRQRTNALELEQYLGAAIPHQISGSATLQRTTELI; encoded by the exons ATGCCGCCGGACACCACCGAGTCCGAACCTtccacctccgcctccgccgcccCGGCCGGCACGGAGCCGTTGGCCTGCGTCTCGTGCAGGGCCCGGAAACTGAAATGTGATCGCACAAAGCCGGCATGCAGCCGTTGTGTCAAGGTTTCAAATGAGTGCACCTATCCAGAGTCACGGCGGAAGCCAACCTTTAAGCGAAGAAACGTTAAAGAGCTTGAAGCACGCCTAG CTCAGGTTGAAGACTACCTCAAAGAGGTGAATAAGAACATCGACGAAAAGACTGACGATGAGAGCCCCGTTCAACCGGCTCAGCCGGAGATAGAGGTTCCCAACTTTACTGGCGTGCCTCGGCTGGGGAATGACTCTGAACAACCTCAAATGTCATTCTTTGGTCCAGATTACTTTGAACAGTCGAATGAAACAGAAAATCCTCCCAACACTCAGTTGATGGGGTTGGGTATGACAGAGTCTTTGCCCCCAGATGAAGTGATGGAGGAACT GAACACTACTTTCTTCCAACATCAGTACCAGATGATACCTATCGTTCATCCCGGGCGTTATCTCCAGGCTTTCTATGGACCCCCTATGAGAAAGCCCCCTATGTGCCTACAGTACATAATATGGGCGCTGACTTCTGTTGGTCATGCCAAGTACAACCAGTATCATGAGGTCTTTTACCGTCGGGCCCGGCAGTATATCGAAGCAGACGAGATGAAG GGCCATGGAGAAGTCTTTGTCTCTATCAACCACACGCAGGCGTGGGCTCTCATTGCCTTTTATGAGGCAAAGGTCATGCTATTCAGCAGATCAGCCATGAGTAGTGCAAACTGCGTCCGCCTCTGCCACATGATAGGACTTGATCGCCTCGATGGAGAGCGTCTTGGAATGCCACCGCCCTTGCCACCCGCTCTCACGTGGGCAGAGCTTGAAGAACGGAGGAGAGTCTTTTGGGGTGCCTTTTCGATCGATGCCCATTGCTGCATTTCGACAGGCTGGCCCAGCTTGATCAACAAAGACGAC ATTGCTACTCGACTGCCAGCCTCGGAAGATGCATTCCTCGCTGAccgggaagaagaagcccctTTTCTGGCCGACGCATTCCGAGGAGCACAGTACACGGGATTTGCAGGGACCGTCATCACTTGCGAGGTCTTTAAGAGCATTCTCCGGCATGTTCATAATGCTCGACCCGACGACGGATGTGACGATGTCATGAACGGGACATACTGGACTCGGCATCGTGAGCTGGACAACACCTTGTCCAGTCTCTTCATGTTTCTCCCTGAAAAGTTCCGCATGCCCGAGAACATACGGGACGCTTCTGCCACGCATCTGAACCTCAACCTACATGCCTCTATCATTTGCCTTCATCATGCGGCTATtgagaaggtcgagaagcatGGCCTACCTGACCACATCAAGCAGAACAGTATCGCTCGCCTCCGAGCGGCTGCCGAGGAAGTAGTAAACATTATCAGGATCAACACACATGCGACACTCTTCTTT AGAAGTCCATTGTGCGCTCTGTCGCTTTACTGCACAACGACGGTCTATGTTTACCTGGCCAAGCAGAACCCAACAGGGGGCCTGACTTCGATCGACCTTTCAAACCTCGACCTTATCATCCAAGCCATGGAAGCTATTGCACGAACACATACTATCACTCGCGCCTTTCTCCAGCAGGCGTGTCTCGACATTGAGCACAATGGCCTCAACTCTTCGATACGAATGCCCTCGCTCAAGAGGTTCCGCAACGCCTTTGGGGAGGGCAAGTCTCATGTCCCTATGCTGGTTCGAAGTACGGTGGCAAAACATACggagccatcatctctcttcttcgtGCACAAGAGCAGTTCAGATGCAGAACAAGAGGCCCGCATGAAGAATCATCGACCAGGTAAGGACTGCTTCCTTGGCATGCTTGGCGCCGTCACCCGCAATGTCGCACCCCCGAGCCAAGAGGACCCGGCGACAAACAAGAGGAAGCGGATGTCTTCAAGCCCAGGGCCTGAAATGATGAACAGTCAGCGTGGTAACTTGCTATCGTCCTTCACTGCCTCTGGAGTAAACCTGGGACCCGGGTTCGCGGCTACAGGGACTTGGCCATCTCTCTCACCTCGC CATCCTCGCCAGCGAACCAATGCTCTGGAGCTAGAACAGTATCTGGGAGCAGCCATACCTCACCAGATATCGGGCTCGGCAACACTGCAGAGGACAACCGAATTGATCTAA
- a CDS encoding P4Hc domain-containing protein, with the protein MLSYVIGFIAFLVVFSNPISEFLYPGSTGRRDAAYSRPQLNESLLAIDVPNATVPVCEADSYVARILHREPLVVYLEGFLSEEERKHLLEISEPIFEPSTITNDGEATHRDSSVRDSSVAVIPRTDPVRCIENRVRSLQGWRSDMWIERLRTQRYGPGGHYGHHFDWSSNTRGWGRVSSLMAWVDGSGIRGGGTEFPALPVPASEEWCRFVECGGNNTGAVFKVAPGNAVYWENFAADGRGYDETWHAGLPVEEGTKVGLNIWSFGRI; encoded by the exons ATGCTGTCGTACGTCATCGGCTTCATAGCCTTCCTCGTGGTCTTTTCAAACCCCATCAGCGAGTTCCTGTACCCCGGCAGCACCGGCCGTCGCGATGCTGCTTACTCGAGACCACAGCTCAATGAGTCGCTGCTTGCGATAGATGTGCCTAATGCGACTGTCCCTGTGTGTGAGGCGGATTCATATGTGGCTCGCATCTTGCACAGGGAGCCTCTTGTCGTGTACCTGGAGGGATTCTTgagtgaggaggagaggaagcaTCTGTTGGAGATTAG CGAACCCATCTTTGAACCCTCAACCATCACCAATGACGGCGAAGCCACACACCGCGACTCGTCTGTTCGCGACTCATCCGTAGCCGTCATCCCTCGCACCGACCCAGTCCGCTGCATCGAGAACCGAGTCCGCTCCCTCCAGGGCTGGCGCTCCGATATGTGGATCGAGCGCCTCCGGACGCAGCGGTACGGGCCCGGGGGTCACTACGGACACCACTTTGACTGGAGCTCCAACACCCGGGGCTGGGGCCGCGTGAGCAGCCTCATGGCGTGGGTCGATGGCTCCGGGATCCGGGGCGGCGGCACCGAGTTCCCAGCGCTCCCGGTGCCCGCAAGTGAGGAGTGGTGCCGGTTCGTCGAGTGCGGGGGGAACAACACGGGCGCCGTGTTCAAGGTCGCCCCAGGGAATGCCGTCTACTGGGAGAACTTTGCGGCTGACGGGCGAGGTTACGATGAGACGTGGCATGCTGGGTTGcccgtggaggaggggacCAAGGTTGGGTTGAATATCTGGAGTTTTGGGCGTATATAG
- a CDS encoding Peptidase A1 domain-containing protein, with protein sequence MKRWRDINSQQGSTLQELDLTYTQKPTMKATRLFYAILSLASATGAISLHKRQDGLEPRVLALDLQRSTIHDPVGNDRKRLARRSGSINVGIDNLQSLYFFNASLGTPAQDFRLHLDTGSSDLWVNANNSTLCSTPADVCSTSGLYNAAKSSTYKFVSSEFNITYADGSGAAGDYATETFRVGKTELKELQFGIGYETSSDQGVLGIGYSSNEAQVAEFGGEPYDNLPAKMAADGLIASNAYSLWLDDLDSASGTILFGGVDRKRFTGDLITVPIQKFGGRFSQFYITLTGLSVGSDTVDDNLALGVILDSGSTLTYLPTSLAEAVFEIVGADYEQGASTAYVPCDLANASGNLTFSFSSPAEITVPLSELVLDFTDVRGRRLRFDDGEPACMFGIAPSPGGTNVLGDTFLRSAYVVFDLGNNEVSLAQSNFDADGSDVVEIGSGDGAVPAATGADEPVTAASGVPASSANGAGSLSPLGKDGRVSLYVGALALGFVWSLV encoded by the exons ATGAAGAGGTGGAGAGATATAAACTCCCAACAAGGGTCTACGTTGCAAGAGCTGGACTTGACGTATACACAGAAACCAACCATGAAGGCAACTCGGCTATTCTATGCTATTCTCTCGCTGGCTTCGGCCACGGGTGCTATTTCTTTACACAAGAGACAGGATGGACTGGAGCCTCGGGTTTTGGCTTTGGACTTGCAGAGAAGCACGATACATGATCCTGTGGGCAACGATAGGAAACGACTTGCGAGGCGGAGCGGTTCTATAAACGTGGGGATCGACAACCTG CAATCCCTCTACTTCTTCAACGCCTCTCTGGGCACCCCAGCTCAAGACTTTCGCCTACACCTCGACACGGGGAGCAGTGACCTCTGggtcaacgccaacaacTCGACGCTGTGTTCAACACCCGCCGACGTCTGCAGCACGTCTGGCCTCTACAACGCCGCCAAGTCTTCTACTTACAAGTTCGTCTCGAGCGAGTTCAATATTACTTACGCCGATGGCTCAGGCGCTGCGGGAGACTATGCCACCGAGACGTTCCGTGTGGGAAAGActgagctcaaggagcttcaGTTTGGTATTGGGTATGAGACCTCGTCTGATCAAGGAGTGTTGGGCATTGGATATTCTTCAAATGAGGCTCAGGTTGCAGAGTTTGGAGGGGAGCCTTACGACAACCTGCCGGCTAAGATGGCTGCTGACGGGCTGATCGCCTCCAACGCTTACAGCCTCTGgctcgatgatctcgactCTGCATCAGGAACTATCCTGTTTGGAGGTGTTGACCGTAAGCGGTTCACGGGAGATCTCATCACGGTGCCTATTCAAAAGTTTGGCGGCAGGTTCTCCCAGTTCTACATCACCCTCACCGGCCTGAGCGTGGGTTCAGACACGGTCGACGAcaacctcgccctcggcgtcaTCCTAGACTCTGGCTCGACACTCACGTACCTCCCAACCAGTCTCGCAGAGGCCGTCTTTGAGATTGTGGGCGCCGACTACGAGCAGGGAGCTAGCACCGCGTACGTGCCCTGCGACCTGGCCAACGCCTCGGGCAACTTGACCTTTAGCTTCAGTTCTCCCGCGGAGATCACGGTGCCGCTGAGTGAGCTCGTGCTTGACTTTACCGACGTCAGGGGTCGGCGGTTGCGGTTTGACGATGGTGAGCCGGCGTGTATGTTTGGCATCGCTCCCTCGCCGGGCGGGACGAATGTTCTGGGAGACACGTTCTTGAGAAGCGCATATGTGGTGTTTGACCTCGGGAACAATGAAGTTTCGCTGGCGCAGAGCAACTTTGACGCCGACGGGTCAGATGTTGTTGAGATTGGCTCAGGGGACGGGGCAGTGCCTGCGGCGACGGGTGCAGATGAGCCCGTGACGGCAGCTTCTGGGGTCCCCGCGAGTAGTGCTAATGGAGCTGGGTCGCTTTCGCCTCTGGGTAAGGATGGGCGTGTTTCCCTCTACGTTGGGGCTTTGGCTCTTGGGTTTGTCTGGTCTCTTGTCTAG
- a CDS encoding V-type proton ATPase proteolipid subunit — translation MDPALLANMDRCPMYASFFGAMGCAFSIVFTTFGAAYGTAKSAGAIFQSGILRPDMLMQNTLCAIMAQILSIYGLVASVIMSNGIKEKMPIHTGFLQLGAGIAVGLCGMAAGFAIGIVGDAGVRASAQQPRLYVGMVLILIFAEVLGLYGVIVSILMLTRSKMDVTECRY, via the exons ATGGATCctgctctcctcgccaacatGGACCGCTG TCCTATGTACGCC TCCTTCTTTGGCGCTATGGGTTGTGCATTCTCCATCGTCTTCACCACCTTTGGCGCTGCATACGGCACTGCAAAGTCGGCCGGTGCCATCTTCCAGTCTGGCATCTTGCGTCCTGACATGCTGATGCAGAATAC CCTCTgcgccatcatggcccagATCCTCTCCATCTACGGCCTCGTAGCCAGCGTCATCATGTCAAACGGCATCAAGGAAAAGATGCCCATCCACACTGGCTTCCTCCAGCTCGGAGCAGGTATTGCTGTTGGCCTGTGTGGCATGGCTGCTGGCTTTGCCATTGGCAtcgttggtgatgctggag TCCGAGCCAGCGCGCAGCAGCCGCGCCTCTATGTCGGCATggttctcatcctcatctttgcaGAGGTCTTGGGCTTGTACGGCGTCATTGTCTCCATTCTCATGCTCACCCGCTCCAAGATGGATGTTACCGAGTGCAGATACTAA